A genomic stretch from Anaerococcus mediterraneensis includes:
- a CDS encoding flavocytochrome c → MKKKSILSFMLAFSLVLTACNNDKDATETKEETKVETKTESAEESKTDNENKDSDQAKSELKDGTYEIKESGHNASIDFEIKIADNKISEINVLKSFETPGVTTKALETDLPESIIENQSTAVDTITGATVSSRALIRAVEKAIGEAGGKAEDFRVEIEKPEPKEIEDEADIIVVGGGGAGLSAAITAAEKGSSVIIVEKAGYVGGNTLISGGIYNTPDPELQHKQEMTPGLRARVEEAIDEEPVNDAHKEMIEALKKDYDDYNKSGEKGIFDSAAWYALQTWNGGDKVADEKLVKTLAYNAKDGLDWLHDMGWEYNDQVQAGAGAMYPRTHSVDKPLGTGYIDAYMNYIDNSDKVKVVYNTRADELIKDGDKVVGVKAKDKDGNTYTFNANKSVILSTGGFAGNKELINKYNDTGKWPDLSDVKSSNLPTIEGDGIVMAEDVGAGLRDMDQIQLLYLGNLNVASITKGTFQPKGADGLIYVNKEGKRFVREDGRRDEISLAFLDQTDGIGYTVECADSGVTEDTTDLGGVPIKELIDDGTVFYGETLEEAAKAAGIDPVELQKTVDQLNKLVDEKASTDEFGRSVFTTKLENGPWYIIPKVPAIHHTMGGVVIDEECHVLDKDGNRIEGLFAAGEIVGGIHGANRLGGNALVDTVVFGRIAGEKAAE, encoded by the coding sequence ATGAAAAAGAAAAGTATACTTTCATTCATGCTTGCTTTTTCTTTGGTTTTGACAGCTTGCAATAATGATAAAGATGCAACTGAGACCAAGGAAGAGACAAAAGTAGAAACAAAGACAGAAAGCGCAGAAGAATCTAAAACAGATAATGAAAATAAAGATTCTGACCAGGCAAAATCTGAACTCAAAGATGGTACATATGAAATCAAAGAAAGCGGCCACAATGCTTCTATAGATTTTGAGATAAAGATAGCAGATAATAAAATATCTGAGATCAATGTTTTAAAATCTTTTGAAACACCAGGTGTTACAACAAAAGCTTTAGAAACTGATTTGCCAGAAAGTATTATAGAAAACCAATCAACTGCTGTTGATACTATAACAGGAGCTACAGTTTCAAGCAGGGCCCTAATTAGAGCTGTTGAAAAAGCTATTGGCGAAGCTGGTGGCAAGGCAGAAGACTTTAGAGTTGAAATAGAAAAGCCTGAGCCAAAAGAAATAGAAGATGAGGCTGACATCATAGTTGTCGGTGGTGGTGGAGCAGGCTTATCTGCAGCAATAACTGCAGCCGAAAAGGGATCTAGTGTTATAATTGTAGAAAAGGCTGGCTATGTAGGTGGTAACACACTTATTTCTGGAGGAATCTATAATACACCAGACCCAGAGCTACAACACAAACAAGAGATGACACCAGGCCTTAGGGCTCGTGTAGAAGAAGCAATCGACGAAGAACCAGTAAATGACGCTCATAAAGAAATGATAGAAGCTCTTAAAAAAGACTATGATGACTACAATAAGTCTGGAGAAAAAGGAATCTTTGACTCTGCTGCTTGGTATGCCCTACAAACTTGGAATGGTGGCGACAAGGTAGCTGATGAAAAACTAGTAAAAACTTTGGCTTATAATGCAAAAGACGGTCTAGATTGGCTACATGATATGGGTTGGGAATATAACGACCAAGTCCAGGCAGGAGCCGGAGCTATGTATCCACGTACCCACTCAGTAGATAAACCACTTGGTACAGGCTATATAGATGCCTATATGAATTATATAGACAATAGCGACAAGGTAAAGGTAGTTTATAATACCCGTGCCGATGAACTTATAAAAGATGGGGACAAGGTAGTTGGAGTCAAAGCCAAAGATAAAGATGGAAATACTTATACCTTTAATGCCAACAAGTCAGTTATCCTAAGTACAGGTGGATTTGCAGGTAATAAAGAACTGATAAATAAATACAATGATACAGGCAAATGGCCAGACCTAAGCGATGTCAAATCGTCAAACCTACCTACAATCGAAGGTGACGGAATAGTTATGGCAGAAGATGTTGGCGCTGGTCTTAGAGATATGGATCAGATCCAACTACTATATCTAGGCAACCTAAATGTAGCATCTATCACAAAAGGTACCTTCCAACCAAAGGGAGCAGATGGACTAATCTATGTAAACAAAGAAGGAAAAAGATTTGTTCGTGAAGATGGACGTAGGGATGAGATTTCTCTAGCATTTTTAGACCAAACAGATGGTATAGGCTATACAGTTGAATGTGCTGACTCTGGAGTCACAGAAGACACTACCGACCTTGGTGGAGTTCCAATCAAAGAACTAATAGACGATGGTACAGTCTTCTACGGCGAAACCCTAGAAGAAGCAGCAAAAGCTGCAGGAATAGACCCAGTAGAACTTCAAAAAACTGTTGATCAACTAAATAAACTAGTAGATGAAAAAGCATCTACAGATGAATTTGGACGTTCAGTATTTACAACAAAACTAGAAAATGGTCCATGGTATATAATACCAAAAGTACCAGCTATCCATCACACAATGGGTGGGGTAGTAATAGATGAAGAATGTCACGTCCTTGATAAAGATGGAAATAGGATAGAAGGCCTATTTGCAGCAGGAGAAATAGTCGGAGGCATTCACGGAGCCAACCGTCTAGGCGGCAATGCCCTAGTAGATACAGTAGTATTTGGTAGGATAGCAGGTGAAAAAGCAGCTGAATAA
- a CDS encoding PepSY domain-containing protein, giving the protein MKAKKLIPILAAGLVLGACGNDAGKAKEENKNNQTKIEDTQKAENKGVKEVENTKKDDDEKLLRDVDRDRLPQVATNPEEAVKIFHEHKFGDGSEGSINISKIKLKFFNEALDYEIEGFKDGKEYKLKIADNGKIVEEEIDEDDDTNKLALDFDKIIPATEAMEKALEGQAENAWVVEYELEIEDGRAVYDIDVENGNDVKLDAATGEIIK; this is encoded by the coding sequence ATGAAAGCTAAAAAACTTATACCAATCTTGGCTGCAGGCCTTGTACTAGGAGCTTGTGGCAATGACGCAGGAAAAGCCAAAGAAGAAAATAAAAATAATCAAACAAAAATAGAAGACACCCAAAAAGCAGAAAACAAGGGTGTCAAAGAAGTAGAAAACACCAAAAAAGATGATGACGAAAAACTACTAAGAGATGTAGATAGGGATCGACTTCCACAAGTAGCTACAAATCCAGAAGAAGCAGTCAAAATCTTCCACGAGCACAAGTTCGGTGATGGATCTGAAGGGTCTATAAATATATCAAAAATTAAACTTAAATTCTTTAACGAAGCCTTAGATTACGAAATAGAAGGATTCAAAGATGGCAAAGAATATAAACTAAAAATTGCAGATAATGGAAAAATCGTAGAAGAAGAAATCGATGAAGATGATGATACCAACAAATTAGCCCTAGATTTCGATAAAATTATTCCAGCAACAGAAGCCATGGAAAAAGCTCTAGAAGGCCAAGCAGAAAATGCCTGGGTTGTAGAATACGAACTAGAAATAGAAGATGGCAGGGCTGTTTATGATATAGATGTAGAAAATGGCAATGATGTCAAACTCGACGCAGCAACAGGTGAAATAATTAAATAA
- a CDS encoding CPBP family intramembrane glutamic endopeptidase — MIANKSIKETRDKSFDLNPVIVTIFLSLAISLPQLGFIKLIDMVGCFDKLMASTDIKNLIILYLTSISLGLAYLFAKKILKRTDLSLGLVNDRKLRSYGVGVFLGIGLIILISLILWAFGFAEISKNNMVFDKKIFIFYIVGWMIQGFEEEFLLRSILMNQLGSRGKISLAIIANSFIFSILHLSNSGFTFLAFVNLSLIGIIFSLLFYMTDSIYISAGAHSFWNMAMANIFGIVVSGDVASPVTILNTRLKGNSLVSGGSFGLEASIVTSLVFIIVLLILIRKIKNRPCD; from the coding sequence ATGATAGCAAATAAGTCTATAAAAGAAACAAGGGATAAGTCTTTTGACCTAAACCCTGTTATAGTCACAATATTTTTGTCCTTGGCCATATCCTTGCCCCAGCTTGGATTTATTAAATTAATAGATATGGTTGGATGCTTTGACAAGCTAATGGCCTCTACTGATATAAAGAACCTTATTATTTTATATCTGACTTCTATAAGCCTAGGCCTAGCCTACCTTTTTGCCAAAAAAATCCTAAAGAGGACAGATTTGTCTTTGGGACTTGTTAATGATAGGAAATTAAGGTCCTATGGGGTAGGTGTTTTTCTTGGGATCGGACTCATAATTCTAATAAGTCTTATTTTATGGGCTTTTGGTTTTGCAGAAATAAGCAAAAACAACATGGTCTTTGATAAAAAGATTTTTATTTTTTATATAGTTGGTTGGATGATCCAGGGTTTTGAAGAGGAGTTTCTCTTAAGATCTATCCTGATGAACCAGCTTGGATCAAGGGGAAAGATAAGCCTTGCAATAATAGCAAATTCCTTTATATTTTCGATCCTCCACCTGAGCAATTCGGGCTTTACCTTTCTAGCCTTTGTAAACTTATCCTTGATTGGGATCATATTTTCACTATTATTTTATATGACTGATTCGATCTACATATCAGCAGGAGCCCACTCCTTTTGGAATATGGCCATGGCAAATATCTTTGGAATAGTAGTTTCAGGCGATGTTGCAAGCCCTGTTACGATTTTAAATACAAGACTAAAGGGCAATTCTCTTGTATCAGGGGGCAGCTTTGGCCTAGAGGCAAGTATAGTTACAAGCCTAGTTTTTATCATAGTTTTGTTAATTTTGATTAGAAAAATAAAAAATAGACCTTGCGACTAG
- a CDS encoding HAMP domain-containing sensor histidine kinase: MKKKTHDSIVFKLIGAISIIFIIMLVVSMVLINRKQTMIMDTFVEEYYDKIPQNKGSVVFFIDSSKVQSNTDFSLYLFFVMSTVIILGSLSFALIIRKILKPLKKLQKKIGQVDIDKPESFENIVVVDNTSSEIVELSESFDRMLKKIYADYRRQKDFSSNVAHELRTPIAVMRSQLDLFKQKTHSQEAEDMIKVLDRNVNKLNSLVDAILSLRKQAELKPSSLSLDSLIDEIVFDLEDKAAAKNVEIIDNESQINLISDDNLLQRLIYNIVDNAIKYNIDGGRVEISAKTDGDFTKISIADTGLGLKAEDKDRIFDLFYQVDSSRGVEGFGIGLSLSKTIAQMLGAEIEILENKPRGTIFIVKIPNTLS; encoded by the coding sequence ATGAAGAAGAAAACGCATGATTCTATAGTATTTAAACTCATAGGAGCAATATCTATTATTTTTATAATAATGCTGGTTGTCTCTATGGTGCTTATAAACCGCAAGCAAACTATGATAATGGATACTTTCGTAGAAGAATACTATGATAAAATCCCCCAAAATAAGGGATCGGTAGTGTTTTTTATTGACAGTTCTAAGGTCCAATCAAATACTGATTTTAGCCTTTACTTATTTTTTGTAATGTCTACAGTTATTATTCTGGGATCTTTATCCTTTGCTCTTATTATAAGGAAAATTCTAAAGCCTTTGAAAAAACTACAAAAAAAGATTGGCCAGGTTGATATAGATAAGCCAGAATCTTTTGAAAATATAGTGGTAGTTGACAATACATCTAGCGAAATAGTAGAGCTTAGCGAATCCTTTGATAGGATGTTAAAAAAAATATACGCAGATTACAGGAGACAGAAGGATTTCTCATCAAATGTCGCCCATGAACTCAGGACGCCTATAGCAGTCATGAGATCTCAGCTAGATCTTTTCAAGCAAAAGACTCATAGCCAAGAGGCAGAAGACATGATCAAGGTTCTAGATAGGAATGTCAACAAGCTAAATAGCTTGGTAGATGCCATATTGTCTTTGAGAAAACAAGCAGAGTTAAAACCAAGCTCTCTTAGTCTAGATAGTCTAATTGACGAGATAGTTTTTGACTTAGAAGATAAGGCCGCTGCAAAAAATGTAGAGATTATAGATAATGAAAGCCAAATAAATCTCATAAGCGATGACAACCTCCTCCAAAGACTGATCTATAATATAGTAGACAATGCTATAAAATATAACATCGATGGGGGAAGGGTTGAAATATCTGCTAAAACTGATGGAGATTTTACAAAAATATCTATAGCGGATACAGGCCTTGGATTAAAGGCTGAAGATAAGGATAGGATTTTTGATCTTTTCTATCAAGTAGACTCATCAAGAGGGGTTGAGGGTTTTGGTATAGGGCTTAGCCTGTCAAAAACTATTGCCCAGATGTTGGGGGCAGAAATAGAAATTTTAGAAAATAAACCAAGAGGTACGATTTTTATTGTAAAAATCCCAAATACTTTATCTTAA
- a CDS encoding TlpA disulfide reductase family protein, producing MKNKSKVILSLMMLASLAACGAKKEAKEAKPEEVSKEMAASGGAKITKDTTTPIEAPDPNAEKPNTLGKFEATDQDGKKFTNEDFKNYDATVINLWFTGCSACIEEMPELNKIADDLKKDEKVNFLTLCTDAKYDDSTLEAYKRIVGENKPTYQALGIKQEGDIKKYLDNVFAYPTTIVVDKNGNIVGEDVVGAITSEDQLAKLKENINLAKESSNK from the coding sequence ATGAAAAACAAAAGTAAAGTAATTTTAAGTTTGATGATGCTAGCAAGTCTTGCAGCTTGTGGAGCAAAAAAAGAAGCTAAAGAAGCAAAACCAGAAGAAGTAAGCAAAGAAATGGCAGCAAGCGGTGGAGCAAAGATCACAAAAGATACAACAACACCAATAGAAGCTCCAGACCCAAATGCAGAAAAACCAAATACCCTTGGCAAATTTGAAGCGACTGACCAAGATGGTAAGAAATTTACAAACGAAGATTTCAAAAATTATGATGCTACAGTCATCAACCTATGGTTTACAGGATGTTCAGCTTGTATAGAGGAGATGCCAGAGCTAAATAAAATTGCAGATGATCTCAAAAAAGATGAAAAAGTTAATTTCCTAACCCTATGTACAGATGCAAAATATGATGACTCAACTCTTGAAGCCTACAAGAGAATAGTTGGCGAAAACAAACCAACCTACCAAGCCCTAGGTATAAAACAAGAAGGCGACATCAAAAAATACCTAGACAATGTCTTTGCCTACCCAACCACAATCGTAGTTGACAAAAACGGCAATATCGTAGGAGAAGATGTAGTAGGAGCTATAACATCAGAAGACCAACTTGCAAAACTTAAAGAAAATATAAACTTAGCAAAAGAGTCAAGCAACAAATAA
- a CDS encoding CD1871A family CXXC motif-containing protein — protein MKNKKISLALLVTSFAFIAYGAYRGEADTVLMKAINLCLECIGIG, from the coding sequence ATGAAAAATAAAAAAATATCACTCGCCCTCCTAGTCACAAGCTTTGCCTTCATAGCTTATGGGGCTTATAGGGGAGAGGCCGATACAGTTTTAATGAAGGCTATCAATTTATGTTTGGAGTGTATAGGAATTGGATAA
- a CDS encoding response regulator transcription factor — protein MKVLIVEDELDLLDSIAEGLSLLGYVTDKASDGNTAIDMAFVESYDIIILDVNLPGKDGFEVLKNIRQFNKEVAIIMLTARSDIEDRVQGLDLGASDYMVKPFALKELDARMRSQLRRGQVHKEIEINISGLSFDTVKREAKYEDKPISLTAKETGILEYLFLNSERFVSTEELMEHVWDSNADGFSNTVRVHMSSLRKKLKAACGKNLIENVIGKGYRIHEEENA, from the coding sequence ATGAAGGTACTCATAGTAGAAGATGAATTAGATTTGCTAGATTCTATTGCTGAGGGGCTAAGTCTTTTAGGCTATGTCACTGACAAGGCGAGTGATGGCAATACAGCTATAGACATGGCTTTTGTAGAAAGCTATGATATTATAATTTTGGATGTCAATTTGCCAGGCAAGGACGGATTTGAAGTATTAAAAAATATTAGACAATTTAATAAAGAAGTAGCAATTATTATGCTAACTGCAAGGAGTGATATAGAAGATAGGGTCCAAGGCCTAGACCTGGGTGCAAGTGACTATATGGTAAAACCCTTTGCCCTAAAGGAGCTAGATGCCAGGATGAGAAGCCAGCTTAGGCGTGGGCAGGTCCACAAAGAAATTGAAATAAATATCTCAGGCCTATCTTTTGATACAGTAAAAAGAGAAGCAAAATATGAAGATAAGCCTATCTCTCTAACTGCCAAAGAGACAGGGATTTTGGAATATTTGTTTTTAAATAGTGAACGATTTGTATCAACAGAAGAGCTCATGGAGCATGTGTGGGATTCAAATGCGGATGGTTTTTCAAATACGGTTAGGGTCCATATGTCCTCTTTGAGGAAAAAACTAAAGGCGGCTTGTGGGAAAAATTTGATCGAAAATGTAATTGGAAAAGGCTATCGTATTCATGAAGAAGAAAACGCATGA
- a CDS encoding 4Fe-4S binding protein: MDKIKASKKTIIQALSVLFHNIHLGNFVKGKIYQGPAKKVCLPGLNCYSCPGAAGSCPIGSLQAVIGSKKYKFSFYVIGIMMFFGVVFARLICGLLCPFGFFQDILHKIPSKKFSTKRLKILRSVKYIILTALILVIGFGLKGSYEVVPPFFCKYICPQGILEAALPLASRNQGLRAALGPLFRMKFVILMITIILSIGFYRPFCKWICPLGAFYSLFNKFSLYQLNLDKDKCIDCGKCERVCKMDVDIRKSTHHLECIRCGDCVKACPTKAINSEFIRKIKKSEEK, translated from the coding sequence TTGGATAAGATAAAAGCGAGTAAAAAAACCATTATTCAAGCCTTGTCAGTTCTTTTTCACAATATCCACCTAGGCAATTTTGTAAAGGGTAAAATCTATCAGGGACCAGCCAAGAAAGTTTGCCTACCAGGGCTAAACTGCTATTCTTGTCCAGGAGCTGCAGGATCTTGCCCGATTGGAAGCCTGCAAGCTGTTATAGGATCTAAAAAATATAAATTTTCATTCTATGTTATAGGCATAATGATGTTTTTTGGAGTGGTTTTTGCAAGGCTAATCTGTGGGCTACTTTGTCCATTTGGATTCTTCCAAGATATCCTGCACAAAATCCCTAGCAAGAAATTTTCTACGAAGAGATTAAAAATCCTAAGATCGGTCAAGTACATAATCCTAACCGCACTTATTTTGGTGATCGGTTTTGGCCTAAAGGGATCTTATGAAGTGGTACCGCCATTTTTCTGCAAATATATTTGCCCTCAGGGCATATTAGAAGCGGCCCTGCCATTAGCATCTAGAAATCAGGGACTAAGAGCAGCCCTAGGCCCACTATTTAGGATGAAATTTGTAATCCTTATGATTACAATTATCTTATCTATAGGATTTTATAGACCTTTCTGTAAGTGGATTTGCCCTCTTGGTGCATTTTATTCCTTATTCAATAAGTTTTCCCTTTATCAATTAAATTTGGATAAGGATAAGTGCATAGACTGTGGCAAATGTGAAAGAGTATGCAAGATGGATGTGGATATTAGAAAATCAACCCACCATCTAGAATGCATAAGGTGCGGAGATTGTGTGAAGGCCTGCCCAACCAAGGCCATTAATAGCGAATTTATAAGAAAAATTAAAAAAAGTGAGGAAAAATAA
- a CDS encoding FprA family A-type flavoprotein, with protein MYTVRKVTDDLYYVGGDDRRLALFENIFPIPEGVSYNSYLLMDEKTVLVDAVDWAITREYMVNVARVLDGRDLDYMIIHHMEPDHCSSIELMLQRYPNLKIISSEKGIMFMRQFGYHVDDRYIEVKEGDTISFGKHEFTFVEAPMVHWPEVLMSYDSYDKVLFSADAFGSFIANNGRLFADEVNWDRDYLDEGRRYYTNIVGKYGTFVQKALAKAGGLDLKYICPLHGLVWRDNFGYIIDKYVHWATYEPEEEGVLIVYASMYGNTEFAAQALASKLCERGMTNISLRDVSNTHVSTLIAESFKYSNIVLASVTYNLGIYPLMKNYLEDMKALNLQNRAVSIIGNGTWAPMAAEKMEQFLDNEMRLMDVLPESLDMTSSLKKAKEPDMDAIVDGIFDSMKKRREEKAKAASQKKGKK; from the coding sequence ATGTATACAGTTAGAAAAGTAACAGATGATTTATATTATGTAGGTGGCGATGATAGAAGACTTGCCTTATTTGAAAATATATTTCCAATTCCTGAAGGCGTTTCATATAACTCCTACCTATTGATGGACGAAAAAACAGTTTTAGTCGATGCGGTAGACTGGGCAATTACAAGAGAATATATGGTAAACGTAGCTAGAGTTCTAGATGGTAGGGACCTAGACTATATGATCATCCACCACATGGAACCAGACCACTGCTCATCAATCGAGCTTATGCTACAAAGATATCCAAACCTAAAGATAATTTCTTCTGAAAAAGGAATCATGTTCATGAGACAGTTTGGCTACCATGTAGATGATAGGTATATAGAAGTTAAAGAAGGCGATACAATCAGCTTTGGTAAACACGAATTTACTTTCGTAGAAGCTCCAATGGTTCACTGGCCAGAAGTATTGATGTCTTATGATTCTTATGACAAAGTATTATTCTCAGCAGACGCCTTTGGTTCATTTATAGCAAACAACGGTAGACTATTTGCTGATGAAGTTAACTGGGATAGGGACTATCTAGATGAAGGACGTAGATACTACACAAACATAGTTGGTAAATACGGCACATTCGTACAAAAAGCCCTAGCAAAAGCTGGTGGCCTAGACCTTAAATATATCTGCCCACTACACGGACTTGTTTGGAGAGATAATTTTGGATACATCATTGATAAATATGTACACTGGGCAACCTACGAACCAGAAGAAGAAGGTGTCCTAATAGTATATGCATCAATGTATGGCAATACAGAATTTGCAGCCCAAGCACTTGCAAGCAAACTTTGCGAAAGAGGAATGACAAATATCTCACTTAGAGATGTATCAAACACTCACGTATCAACTCTTATTGCAGAAAGCTTCAAATACTCTAATATAGTACTAGCATCTGTAACCTACAACCTAGGCATCTACCCACTAATGAAAAACTACCTAGAAGATATGAAGGCTCTAAACTTACAAAACAGAGCAGTATCTATCATAGGCAATGGTACCTGGGCACCAATGGCAGCAGAAAAAATGGAACAATTCCTAGACAATGAGATGAGACTAATGGACGTACTTCCAGAAAGTCTAGACATGACCTCATCACTTAAAAAAGCTAAAGAACCAGATATGGACGCAATAGTAGATGGTATCTTTGATTCTATGAAGAAAAGAAGAGAAGAAAAAGCAAAAGCTGCTTCACAAAAGAAGGGCAAAAAATAA
- a CDS encoding PepSY domain-containing protein yields MNRKILALLLAGTFVFAGCDIEKNQEEMVKKESAKAEKEIQEMKKEDDKKAEEKVEDTQTAEKTDVEIVLPDTKVTLKAASYKFESHVGGEPYNLTEVKFETEAGKAVYEFEGNKNGEEYSLAVDANSAETVESESAKADDKKEPVDLGKAIPPEEAMRIAIEKNGGSKVKEWKLYNDGDGEKYEIELEDGKEITVNAINKKVM; encoded by the coding sequence ATGAACAGAAAAATATTAGCCTTACTTTTAGCAGGTACATTTGTCTTTGCTGGATGTGACATAGAGAAAAACCAAGAAGAAATGGTCAAAAAAGAAAGCGCAAAAGCAGAAAAAGAAATCCAAGAAATGAAAAAAGAAGATGATAAAAAAGCAGAAGAAAAAGTAGAAGATACACAAACAGCTGAAAAAACTGATGTAGAAATCGTACTTCCTGACACCAAGGTCACATTGAAGGCTGCTAGCTACAAATTTGAATCCCATGTTGGTGGCGAACCTTACAACCTAACCGAAGTCAAATTTGAAACAGAAGCTGGCAAGGCTGTCTATGAATTTGAGGGCAACAAAAATGGTGAAGAATATAGCCTAGCAGTTGACGCCAACTCAGCTGAGACTGTAGAGTCCGAATCAGCAAAAGCAGATGATAAAAAAGAGCCTGTAGACCTAGGCAAGGCCATCCCACCAGAAGAAGCCATGCGTATAGCCATAGAGAAAAACGGCGGTAGCAAGGTCAAAGAATGGAAACTGTATAACGACGGTGATGGAGAAAAATACGAAATCGAACTAGAAGACGGAAAAGAAATCACTGTTAATGCTATAAATAAAAAGGTAATGTAA